From one Triticum aestivum cultivar Chinese Spring chromosome 4B, IWGSC CS RefSeq v2.1, whole genome shotgun sequence genomic stretch:
- the LOC123093361 gene encoding uncharacterized protein → MALNERLSKFKQQQERCQTTLSSIAATQASTTKSHNAPRSRPANAPSAPAKQIQAIKFSNDTERLQHINSVRKSPVGAQIKLVIELLYKTRLAYTAEQINEATYVAINSNKAVFDSLTNNPKVQFDGKRFSYKSKHDLKGKDQLLHLIRRFPEGLPVVEVKDSYPTVLDDLQALKASGDVWWLSSMDSQEDIVYPNDPKSKIKVDADLKQLYREIELPRDMIDIEKELLKNGHKPATDTTKRRAAAQIHGQRPKPKAKKKQKEITKRTKLTNAHLPELFDLPR, encoded by the exons ATGGCTCTTAATGAACGTCTCAGCAAATTTAAACAACAGCAGGAGAGATGCCAGACAACTCTATCCAGCATTGCTGCAACCCAAGCTTCAACCACAAAGTCACACAATGCTCCAAGGTCTAGACCAGCAAATGCTCCGTCAGCTCCAGCAAAACAGATACAGGCTATTAAATTCTCAAATGATACAGAAAGGCTTCAACACATCAATTCAGTGAGGAAGTCTCCTGTCGGAGCACAGATCAAATTAGTTATTGAACTGCTTTACAAG ACAAGACTTGCTTATACAGCAGAGCAAATAAATGAAGCAACATATGTTGCAATTAATAGTAACAAGGCAGTCTTTGATAGTCTGACAAACAATCCCAAAGTACAATTTGATGGGAAGCGTTTCTCTTACAAG TCCAAGCATGATTTGAAGGGGAAAGATCAATTGCTTCATTTGATCAGAAGGTTTCCTGAGGGTCTTCCTGTTGTGGAGGTCAAGGATTCATATCCAACCGTATTGGATGATCTACAG GCTCTCAAAGCCTCAGGTGATGTCTGGTGGCTGTCAAGCATGGACTCCCAGGAAGACATTGTGTACCCAAATGATCCCAAATCGAAGATCAAGGTCGATGCCGACTTGAAGCAGCTGTACCGGGAGATAGAGCTGCCACGGGACATGATCGACATCGAGAAGGAGCTGCTGAAGAACGGCCACAAGCCAGCAACCGACACGACCAAGCGGCGTGCAGCGGCGCAGATTCATGGCCAGCGACCAAAGccgaaggccaagaagaagcagaaagagatCACTAAAAGGACCAAGCTCACGAATGCGCATCTGCCTGAGCTGTTCGACCTGCCCCGTTAA
- the LOC123093363 gene encoding uncharacterized protein produces the protein MASGAVAPPPPLAGGRRGFGGRGVLLRRRLAATPMKDEPVVSTNGGKEEMIAHSVNVARKASIPGVSSSLSNRTTVTTPTPLHPAEPSDLRFNRLRPPIEKSDCKYTRYFGRYVAREAIMDEEYWIAAWLRAEDHYEDQSGDRYVESFKRKFASQEFHALKKRCSRQVGEKYTCFVAVKNDDVTRTVLNSVVGTVDLCVRHPLYGETYPAEPGNTPFYSRIYQPDQPKFGYLTNVCVAKYARRQGIASNMLLLAIDAARLDGAESIYIHVHKDNLPARRLYDHVGFKMVDMDGARQSSDLCLLSFSSTH, from the exons ATGGCGAGCGgagccgtcgcgccgccgccgccgctggccggcgggcggcgcggcttcGGTGGCCGGGGAGTCCTCCTCCGCCGGCGCCTCGCCGCCACGCCGAT GAAAGATGAACCCGTGGTCTCTACAAACGGTGGAAAAGAGGAAATGATTGCCCATAGTGTTAATGTTGCCAGAAAAGCATCCATTCCTGGAGTTTCATCAAGTTTATCCAATAGGACAACAGTGACGACGCCAACACCTTTGCATCCAGCAGAACCATCTGATCTCCGTTTCAATCGTCTTCGACCCCCTATTGAGAAAAGTGATTGCAAATACACAAGATATTTTGGTCGCTATGTTGCTCGGGAGGCTATAATGGATGAGGAATACTGG ATTGCCGCATGGTTGAGAGCAGAAGATCATTATGAAGATCAGTCAGGCGATCG CTATGTTGAAAgcttcaaaagaaagtttgcatCACAG GAATTTCATGCTTTAAAGAAACGATGTAGCAGGCAGGTTGGAGAGAAGTATACCTGTTTTGTTGCG GTAAAGAATGATGACGTTACACGAACTGTGCTGAATAGTGTTGTTGGTACGGTAGATCTATGTGTCAGGCATCCTCTATATGGGGAGACATATCCCGCG GAGCCTGGAAACACGCCATTTTACTCTAGAATCTATCAGCCAGATCAGCCAAAATTTGGATATTTAACCAATGTTTGTGTTGCTAAGTATGCACGGCGTCAAGGGATTGCCAGCAACATGTTGTTATTGGCCATTGATGCTGCAAGACTCGATG GTGCTGAAAGTATTTATATTCATGTACATAAGGATAACTTGCCAGCTCGGAGGCTCTATGATCATGTAGGATTCAAG ATGGTTGACATGGATGGTGCTCGCCAGTCATCAGATCTGTGCTTACTCTCCTTCAGTTCCACCCACTAG
- the LOC123089248 gene encoding uncharacterized protein, with translation MVKTFRLSGQRVQESLLCTWSVCNRQRLIDSITSMGRPSSTEKLVCVALAALAVLSPLYMDRELEAEEEEEEEGWGLLLPSALWLPALLVVLILAINVACFVDRRVVRFDPYWIHRVGGSSCGLMATLLLLGFVLKCKASF, from the coding sequence ATGGTAAAGACCTTTAGACTTTCGGGCCAGAGAGTGCAGGAGAGTCTACTTTGCACTTGGAGCGTGTGCAATCGACAGCGGCTGATCGACAGCATCACGAGCATGGGGAGGCCGTCTTCCACGGAGAAGCTGGTGTGCGTGGCCCTGGCGGCGCTGGCCGTGCTGTCGCCGCTGTACATGGACCGGGAgttggaggcggaggaggaggaggaggaggagggatgggGCCTGTTGTTGCCGTCGGCGCTGTGGCTGCCGGCGCTGCTGGTGGTGCTCATCCTGGCCATCAACGTGGCGTGCTTCGTCGACCGGAGGGTCGTCAGGTTCGACCCCTACTGGATCCACCGCGTCGGGGGCTCCTCCTGCGGCCTCATGGccacgctgctgctgctcggcttCGTCCTCAAGTGCAAGGCCTCCTTCTAG
- the LOC123089249 gene encoding uncharacterized protein, producing MPSASLLPATSAGAQPCPTLAPPRGRRRCCRVTAASAPSPSVGFGLGRRAVSLAGVAAWLATTAGRAEASPFDNYVKKKKLEPLETYVPAVLLTQDQFRDLEKSLEFEKPRFDESRSLLRSGPASSLRINIRAVAQYASTNGQGKTASDAVDECLRALEDLDSLLLKASRKDSSASVEVMRSKIAVALGALDNLLQTVPSAVMDKGKAIADAYRSPSDGYYEEGNGAELDPSLKQLQDIL from the exons ATGCCCTCCGCCTCGCTCCTCCCCGCCACATCCGCCGGGGCGCAGCCCTGCCCCACCCTAGCGCCGCCCCGCGGCCGGCGCCGATGCTGCCGCGTTACGGCCGCCTCCGCCCCATCGCCTTCCGTCGGCTTCGGCCTCGGCCGCCGGGCCGTCTCCCTCGCGGGCGTCGCCGCCTGGCTCGCCACTACCGCCGGCC GGGCAGAAGCCAGTCCGTTCGACAACTACGTCAAGAA GAAGAAGCTGGAGCCATTGGAGACATACGTCCCGGCTGTGCTGCTGACCCAAGACCAGTTCAGGGATCTAG AGAAATCCTTGGAATTCGAGAAGCCAAGGTTTGATGAGAGTAGATCATTGCTTCGTTCTGGTCCAGCATCATCACTACGTATCAATATTCGAGCA GTGGCACAATATGCTTCTACTAATGgccaaggcaaaactgcctctgatGCAGTCGACGAATGCTTACG AGCGTTGGAAGATCTCGACTCGCTGCTACTAAAGGCTTCACGGAAAGACTCGTCAGCATCTGTTGAAGTCATGAGGAGCAAAATTGCTGTAGCCCTTGGAGCACTAGACAA CCTCCTGCAAACCGTGCCATCAGCTGTTATGGATAAAGGAAAGGCGATTGCTGATGCATACAGGAGCCCTTCAGATGGTTATTATGAAGAGGGTAATGGCGCAGAGTTGGATCCCAGCCTGAAGCAGCTGCAGGACATTCTATAA